In Cicer arietinum cultivar CDC Frontier isolate Library 1 chromosome 7, Cicar.CDCFrontier_v2.0, whole genome shotgun sequence, a single window of DNA contains:
- the LOC101497802 gene encoding ankyrin repeat-containing protein BDA1-like, translating into MKSNNSEQQLNEAAEEGNIDLLYKVIKDDPSILESIDSKQFVETPLHIAASMGRIQFANEIMRLKPSFARKLNEQGFNPIHLAMLNSRKWMVFNFVDMKKELVTDQGREGLTPLHLASEIGDIEFLAKFISACPESIECLTARNETALHIAIKNQQSEALQFLVGWLVRNEERGATELENKILNQKDVDGNTILHISAQSSDPRHRQLDCW; encoded by the exons atgaaatcaAATAATAGTGAGCAACAACTGAATGAAGCAGCTGAAGAAGGTAACATAGATCTCCTCTACAAAGTAATTAAGGATGATCCATCCATTTTGGAGAGTATCGATTCGAAACAATTTGTCGAAACTCCTTTACATATCGCTGCATCTATGGGTCGTATCCAGTTCGCCAATGAAATTATGAGGTTGAAACCTTCATTTGCTCGTAAGCTAAATGAACAAGGATTCAACCCTATCCACCTTGCTATGCTAAACAGCCGAAAGTGGATGGTGTTTAATTTTGTTGACATGAAGAAGGAGCTTGTTACAGATCAAGGAAGAGAAGGCTTAACTCCTCTTCATTTAGCAAGTGAAATTGGTGATATTGAATTTTTAGCTAAGTTTATTTCTGCTTGTCCAGAATCAATTGAATGCTTGACTGCGAGGAATGAGACTGCACTACATATTGCTATTAAGAATCAACAGTCTGAGGCTCTTCAATTTCTTGTTGGGTGGCTCGTAAGAAATGAGGAGAGAGGTGCTACAGAGTtggaaaataaaatacttaaccAAAAGGATGTGGATGGAAACACTATTTTGCACATTTCAGCTCAAAGTAGTGATCCACGG CACAGACAGTTGGATTGTTGGTAA